One segment of Strix aluco isolate bStrAlu1 chromosome 4, bStrAlu1.hap1, whole genome shotgun sequence DNA contains the following:
- the LYAR gene encoding cell growth-regulating nucleolar protein isoform X1, with translation MVVFTCDACGESVKKAQVEKHVNICRNCQCLSCMDCGKDFWGDDYKEHVRCVSEDQKYGGKDFEAKTNKGDAKQQEWIQKIHQVMKKPNISPKVRNVLEQMRAFDNIPRKKVKFQNWMKNSLRITDSTLQDQVWDIFSEATRNISCEKEQDKPQKKEEGQSAETGEKTMAEENGVTDDKIERKKNKRERKEERQKNKKKEKKDLKLENQSEVKKSKKSKKGKESLENEFEINGNGHQSEIEEETNVKKRKHKHAEEDPHITTKRMKTENISEDMETENTNGNEENVGTDKGKFNWKGTIKAVLKQAPDNEISIKKLRKKSYTSKGRSRVHSPGSPSRSAPLSPARWSQLPCCGCIPQLGSVPEQGSRSALCSVSCGVALRPYHCWQPALPAGFFNEGLLLMCS, from the exons ATGGTAGTTTTCACGTGCGATGCGTGTGGAGAATCTGTGAAGAAAGCACAAGTTGAAAAGCATGTGAACATCTGCAGAAACTGTCAGTGCCTTTCTTGCATGGATTGTGGCAAGGATTTCTG GGGTGACGATTATAAGGAACATGTCAGGTGCGTGAGTGAAGACCAGAAATACGGTGGAAAAGATTTTGAAGCCAAAACTAACAAAGGAGATGCTAAACAACAGGAGTGGATTCAG AAAATTCATCAAGTAATGAAGAAGCCAAACATAAGCCCTAAAGTGCGGAACGTTCTGGAGCAAATGCGTGCCTTTGATAATAttccaagaaaaaaagtaaagtttcAG AATTGGATGAAGAACAGTTTGAGAATTACTGACAGCACTTTGCAAGACCAGGTGTGGGATATTTTCTCTGAAGCAACCAGAAAT ATTTCATGTGAGAAAGAGCAagacaaaccacaaaaaaaggaagaggggcAGTCTgcagaaactggggaaaaaacaatggCAGAAGAAAATGGAGTTACAGATGATAaaattgagaggaaaaagaataagAGAGAACgaaaagaagagagacaaaagaacaaaaagaaggagaaaaaagacttGAAATTAGAAAACCAGTCAGAagtaaaaaagagtaaaaagtccaaaaaaggaaaggagagctTGGAGaatgaatttgaaataaatggaaatggcCATCAGAGTGAAATAGAAGAGGAAACAAATGTAAAGAAACGCAAACATAAACATGCAGAAG AGGACCCTCATATCACAACAAagagaatgaaaactgaaaacatttcagaagacaTGGAAACAGAAAACACCAATGGCAATGAAGAAAATGTGGGAACAGATAAAG GTAAATTCAACTGGAAGGGAACCATCAAAGCTGTTCTGAAACAGGCTCCAGACAAtgaaatttcaattaaaaaactaagaaaaaag TCCTACACTTCAAAAGGCCGGTCCCGTGTCCACAGCCCAGGATCGCCTTCCCGCTCTGCCCCGCTCTCACCAGCCCGCTGGTCCCAGCTGCCCTGTTGTGGGTGCATCCCGCAGCTGGGGTCCGTTCCTGAGCAGGGCAGCAGAAGCGCGCTCTGCTCAGTGAGTTGTGGAGTGGCACTACGGCCATACCACTGCTGGCAGCCGGCATTACCCGCAGGTTTTTTCAATGAAGGCCTGCTATTGATGTGCTCATGA
- the LYAR gene encoding cell growth-regulating nucleolar protein isoform X2: MVVFTCDACGESVKKAQVEKHVNICRNCQCLSCMDCGKDFWGDDYKEHVRCVSEDQKYGGKDFEAKTNKGDAKQQEWIQKIHQVMKKPNISPKVRNVLEQMRAFDNIPRKKVKFQNWMKNSLRITDSTLQDQVWDIFSEATRNISCEKEQDKPQKKEEGQSAETGEKTMAEENGVTDDKIERKKNKRERKEERQKNKKKEKKDLKLENQSEVKKSKKSKKGKESLENEFEINGNGHQSEIEEETNVKKRKHKHAEEDPHITTKRMKTENISEDMETENTNGNEENVGTDKGKFNWKGTIKAVLKQAPDNEISIKKLRKKVIAQYYAVAGEHHKSEEDILVIFNKKVNNNPKFKVLKDKVKLLK; encoded by the exons ATGGTAGTTTTCACGTGCGATGCGTGTGGAGAATCTGTGAAGAAAGCACAAGTTGAAAAGCATGTGAACATCTGCAGAAACTGTCAGTGCCTTTCTTGCATGGATTGTGGCAAGGATTTCTG GGGTGACGATTATAAGGAACATGTCAGGTGCGTGAGTGAAGACCAGAAATACGGTGGAAAAGATTTTGAAGCCAAAACTAACAAAGGAGATGCTAAACAACAGGAGTGGATTCAG AAAATTCATCAAGTAATGAAGAAGCCAAACATAAGCCCTAAAGTGCGGAACGTTCTGGAGCAAATGCGTGCCTTTGATAATAttccaagaaaaaaagtaaagtttcAG AATTGGATGAAGAACAGTTTGAGAATTACTGACAGCACTTTGCAAGACCAGGTGTGGGATATTTTCTCTGAAGCAACCAGAAAT ATTTCATGTGAGAAAGAGCAagacaaaccacaaaaaaaggaagaggggcAGTCTgcagaaactggggaaaaaacaatggCAGAAGAAAATGGAGTTACAGATGATAaaattgagaggaaaaagaataagAGAGAACgaaaagaagagagacaaaagaacaaaaagaaggagaaaaaagacttGAAATTAGAAAACCAGTCAGAagtaaaaaagagtaaaaagtccaaaaaaggaaaggagagctTGGAGaatgaatttgaaataaatggaaatggcCATCAGAGTGAAATAGAAGAGGAAACAAATGTAAAGAAACGCAAACATAAACATGCAGAAG AGGACCCTCATATCACAACAAagagaatgaaaactgaaaacatttcagaagacaTGGAAACAGAAAACACCAATGGCAATGAAGAAAATGTGGGAACAGATAAAG GTAAATTCAACTGGAAGGGAACCATCAAAGCTGTTCTGAAACAGGCTCCAGACAAtgaaatttcaattaaaaaactaagaaaaaag GTTATAGCTCAGTATTATGCGGTAGCTGGTGAACATCACAAATCAGAAGAGGATATTCTAGTCATATTTAATAAGAAAGTGAACAACAATCCcaaatttaaagttttaaaggACAAAGTTAAACTCCTGAAATAA
- the TMEM128 gene encoding transmembrane protein 128 — protein MEAGGSGAEPFPRLRRPLRRGAEPRDPLLPQPPSGAGGTAEESTAVEKKRKPLTRLNIHSAFWILASIAVTYYFDFFKTVKETIQANSWWFASGSCLLAACLSVAFYCILYLEWYCGIEDYDAQYPALIPVTTATFIAAAICFNIALWPVWSFMTPLLLFIQFMGVVMLVSLLG, from the exons ATGGaggccggcggcagcggcgcggagCCGTTTCCGAGGCTGAGGCGCCCTTTGCGGCGGGGGGCAGAGCCCCGCGACCCGCTGCTGCCGCAGCCGCCTTCCGGCGCCGGCGGGACGGCCG AAGAGTCTACAGCTGTAGAGAAGAAGAGGAAGCCTCTTACCAGACTGAATATTCATTCTGCATTCTGGATTTTGGCATCCATTGCTGTGACAtactactttgatttttttaaaactgttaaagAAACTATTCAAGCAAATAG TTGGTGGTTTGCCTCTGGCAGTTGTTTATTGGCTGCATGTTTATCTGTTGCCTTTTACTGCATACTGTATCTTGAGTGGTATTGTGGAATTGAGGACTATGATGCACAGTATCCAGCATTGATACCTGTCACAACAGCTACCTTTATTGCAGCAGCAATTTG TTTCAACATTGCCTTATGGCCTGTCTGGTCGTTTATGACACCTTTGTTGCTCTTCATTCAGTTCATGGGCGTTGTGATGCTTGTGTCACTCCTGGGATAA